In one Polaribacter sp. ALD11 genomic region, the following are encoded:
- a CDS encoding SulP family inorganic anion transporter, with protein sequence MTEFIKKILPNAKDDVLAGITVSLAMIPEVVAFAFVAQISPIVALFGAFVVGIISAVFGGRPGLISGAAGAVAVIFVHMIQEGHAKGLLFDTPVENMGYFYLLAAVVLMGIIQVFAGVFKLGKFVRLIPHPVMMGFVNGLAIVIFMAQLGMFKENKKDFFGQNMRKTESKDLVYKVSDNQVKDLASNTVLFSIDGNSVINSSTDEEVFLVSDGQVFDIKTKKVVYNASEEGFYSVKDSGVVKSSLQGEALYTMIGLVLLTMLIVWGLPKITTKIPAALTAILIVTLISIFSGLSSINVGDFIRDGGGAGLNGIAELSKNLNVLELWSNLPFNLDTLQFIAPYAFLAASVGLIETLMTMNLVDELTESRGNGNKECVAQGAGNILSGAFGGTGGCGMIGQTVININAGGRGRLSGVMMALTLLTFILFADKYIEQVPIAALVGVMFMMVIETFAWSSFRILKKIPMSDAFVLIIVSAVTVFFDLAIAVFVGVIISALSFAWTSAKKIRARKRFKADGTKVYEIWGPLFFGSITDFNDKFEIKTDPENIEIDFVEARVTDHSAIEAIFALVEKYQAAGKKVTLKHLSEDCKVLLYKASPIFTGIIEEGIDDPRYHLAANPEKFPKPLGEYKF encoded by the coding sequence ATGACTGAATTTATTAAAAAGATATTACCCAATGCAAAAGATGACGTTCTTGCAGGAATAACCGTTTCGCTAGCAATGATACCCGAAGTTGTTGCTTTTGCTTTTGTGGCACAAATTAGCCCAATAGTCGCTTTATTTGGTGCTTTTGTAGTTGGAATTATCTCTGCCGTTTTTGGTGGAAGACCAGGTTTAATTTCTGGAGCAGCAGGAGCAGTAGCTGTTATTTTTGTACATATGATACAAGAAGGACATGCAAAAGGCTTATTATTTGATACGCCTGTAGAAAATATGGGGTACTTTTATCTCTTAGCAGCCGTTGTTTTAATGGGAATTATACAGGTATTTGCTGGTGTATTTAAGCTAGGGAAATTTGTACGTTTAATTCCGCATCCTGTAATGATGGGATTTGTAAACGGATTAGCCATTGTTATTTTTATGGCGCAATTAGGCATGTTTAAAGAAAATAAAAAAGATTTCTTCGGACAAAATATGCGTAAAACCGAATCGAAAGACTTGGTTTACAAAGTATCTGATAACCAGGTAAAAGATTTAGCATCAAATACTGTATTATTTTCTATTGATGGAAATTCAGTAATAAATAGTAGTACAGACGAAGAAGTGTTTTTAGTGTCAGATGGTCAAGTTTTTGATATAAAGACTAAAAAAGTTGTTTATAATGCTTCGGAAGAAGGCTTTTATTCAGTAAAAGATAGTGGCGTTGTAAAATCTTCACTGCAAGGAGAAGCTTTATACACAATGATTGGTTTGGTGTTATTAACCATGTTAATCGTTTGGGGCTTACCCAAAATAACAACAAAAATACCAGCTGCACTAACTGCTATTTTAATTGTTACTTTAATTTCAATTTTTAGTGGTTTGAGCTCTATTAATGTAGGCGATTTTATTAGAGATGGTGGTGGAGCAGGTTTAAACGGAATAGCAGAACTTTCTAAAAATTTAAACGTCTTAGAATTATGGAGCAACCTTCCTTTTAATTTAGATACTTTACAATTTATTGCGCCGTATGCATTTTTAGCAGCATCGGTTGGGTTGATAGAAACGTTAATGACCATGAATTTGGTAGACGAATTAACAGAGTCTAGAGGTAACGGAAACAAAGAATGTGTTGCACAAGGAGCAGGAAATATTCTTAGTGGCGCATTTGGTGGAACTGGTGGTTGTGGTATGATTGGCCAAACAGTTATAAATATTAATGCTGGCGGGCGTGGTCGTTTGTCTGGTGTAATGATGGCGTTAACACTGCTTACCTTTATATTATTTGCAGACAAATACATAGAGCAAGTGCCTATTGCAGCCTTGGTTGGTGTAATGTTTATGATGGTTATCGAAACATTTGCTTGGTCTAGTTTTAGAATTTTAAAGAAAATACCAATGTCAGATGCATTTGTATTAATCATTGTTTCTGCAGTAACCGTTTTCTTCGATTTGGCAATTGCTGTATTTGTAGGAGTTATTATTTCTGCATTGTCTTTTGCATGGACAAGCGCTAAGAAAATTAGAGCGAGAAAGCGTTTTAAAGCAGACGGAACAAAGGTTTACGAAATCTGGGGACCATTGTTCTTCGGAAGTATTACCGATTTTAATGATAAGTTTGAAATTAAAACAGACCCAGAAAATATTGAAATCGATTTTGTAGAAGCACGTGTAACAGATCACTCTGCTATTGAAGCTATTTTTGCTTTGGTAGAAAAATACCAAGCTGCTGGTAAAAAGGTAACGCTAAAACATTTAAGTGAAGATTGTAAAGTACTCTTGTACAAAGCGTCTCCTATTTTTACAGGCATTATAGAAGAAGGAATCGATGATCCTCGCTACCACTTAGCAGCAAATCCAGAAAAGTTTCCCAAGCCATTAGGGGAGTATAAGTTTTAG
- a CDS encoding DUF3427 domain-containing protein: MNQGIYEELITQLVSEKLETLDNDKFYLKKNLIDKEEASNVLSKHLARTLKQAFNIIGKNKVDEQIKIANKIIKLLKKELNKQEFDDDLVNIEGEILKAIFSKTDAYFTNLDLHLKEITPYTRLTQSELFTGGNGGLSLESELKKEILSSNKINLLVSFIKFKGIIILEKELREFTERGGKLKVITTTYIGATDYKAIQLLSKLPNTEVKISYNTSNERLHAKAYLFYRNTGFHTAYIGSSNFSRSALTDGLEWNLKVTTKEVSHIIDKFQKTFDAYWQSDDFELFDDSIHKEKLQNALKQSKFSKPYENNTVIFDIKPFPYQNEVLEKLEVERTVHNRFRNLIVAATGTGKTVISAFDYKQFKQNNKSSKLLFLAHREEIIKKSLYTFQGILKNNNIGELWVGGKVPDNFEVVFASIQTVKNQFKNFNLAPDFYDYIIVDECHHQTANSYREIINYFKPKVLLGLTATPERMDGGDILEDFDNKIAAEIRLPEAMNRKLLCPFQYFGITDSVDLTNVNWVRGKYVASELTNLYTGNDRRVREIIDALEKYTKDINDVSTLGYCVSMEHAKFMAEKFTLFGLKADYLTSKNSTDRVSIRQKLEKKEINYLFVVDMFNEGIDIPEIDTVLFLRPTESLTVFLQQLGRGLRLHESKDCLTVLDFVGNSKPEYNFESKFRALIGKTNTTVVKEIEDDFPHLPLGCSIILEKKTKETILKNIAAATSLNKSKLINKIKGFQYDTNLPLTIGNFSTFYNIPLQSIYRRGSWKRLCQLAGKIEDFNSENEKQIVSAISNKWFSTNSLSYFSFILKIANLNFKINISELNENEKTMLLMLHYDVWKKEGGFDSLEKSIEQIGANIILVEEIKEVLEILIENIDFKETPIKLPYEQPLNLHSRYTRDQILSAFRFSSFEKKSSNREGTAEQKELKTEILFINLIKSEENFSPTTMYDDYAVNELLFHWQTQNSARPDLGKGLSYIKHKEQEKRILLFVREKAKNEYGNSLGYVFIGEGSLKDYQGSKPMSINWELNEPMPHYLWKDAAKLSIG, translated from the coding sequence ATGAATCAAGGAATTTACGAAGAATTAATTACCCAACTTGTATCTGAAAAGTTAGAAACTCTTGACAATGATAAATTTTATTTAAAGAAAAATTTAATTGATAAGGAAGAAGCTTCGAATGTTCTCTCAAAACATTTAGCAAGAACGTTAAAGCAAGCTTTTAATATTATAGGAAAAAATAAAGTAGACGAACAAATTAAAATTGCAAATAAAATAATTAAATTATTAAAAAAAGAACTAAACAAACAGGAATTTGATGATGATTTAGTTAATATTGAAGGCGAAATTCTAAAAGCTATCTTTTCTAAAACAGACGCTTATTTTACTAACTTAGACCTTCATTTAAAAGAAATAACACCATACACAAGATTAACACAAAGTGAATTATTTACTGGTGGCAATGGAGGCTTGTCATTAGAAAGTGAACTTAAAAAAGAAATTCTTTCTTCTAATAAAATTAATCTATTAGTCTCTTTTATAAAGTTTAAAGGAATAATTATTCTAGAAAAAGAATTAAGAGAATTCACTGAACGCGGTGGTAAATTAAAAGTAATAACAACAACATATATTGGTGCAACAGATTATAAAGCAATACAATTGCTTTCGAAACTTCCAAACACTGAAGTTAAAATATCTTACAATACTTCAAACGAGAGACTACATGCAAAAGCATATTTGTTTTATAGAAACACGGGATTTCACACTGCTTATATAGGTTCTTCTAATTTCTCTAGGTCTGCATTAACAGATGGTTTGGAATGGAATTTAAAAGTAACAACAAAAGAAGTTAGCCACATAATTGATAAATTTCAGAAAACATTTGATGCTTATTGGCAAAGTGATGATTTCGAGTTATTTGATGATTCTATCCATAAAGAAAAGCTTCAAAATGCTTTAAAACAAAGTAAGTTTAGTAAACCATATGAAAACAACACTGTTATTTTCGATATCAAACCATTTCCGTATCAAAATGAAGTATTAGAAAAATTAGAAGTAGAAAGGACAGTACATAATAGATTTAGAAACCTTATCGTTGCAGCAACAGGAACTGGAAAAACTGTGATTTCTGCATTTGATTACAAACAGTTTAAGCAAAATAATAAGTCTTCAAAACTACTATTTCTTGCTCATAGAGAAGAAATAATTAAAAAATCGCTTTATACTTTTCAAGGCATCTTAAAAAACAATAATATTGGAGAACTATGGGTTGGAGGAAAAGTTCCTGATAATTTTGAAGTTGTTTTCGCTTCAATTCAAACTGTAAAAAATCAATTTAAGAACTTCAATTTAGCACCTGATTTTTACGATTATATTATAGTTGACGAATGCCATCACCAAACAGCAAACAGTTATAGAGAAATAATCAATTATTTTAAGCCAAAAGTACTTCTTGGACTTACCGCAACACCAGAACGAATGGATGGTGGCGATATTTTGGAAGACTTTGACAACAAAATTGCGGCAGAAATAAGATTACCTGAAGCGATGAATAGAAAATTACTTTGTCCTTTTCAATACTTTGGAATTACTGATAGTGTAGATTTAACTAATGTTAATTGGGTAAGAGGTAAATATGTTGCTAGTGAGTTAACCAACTTGTATACGGGAAATGATAGAAGGGTTCGAGAAATAATTGACGCTTTAGAGAAATATACCAAAGATATAAATGACGTTAGTACTTTAGGTTATTGTGTTTCAATGGAACATGCCAAGTTTATGGCAGAAAAATTCACCTTATTTGGATTAAAGGCAGATTATCTTACAAGTAAAAATAGCACCGATAGAGTATCAATTCGTCAAAAATTAGAAAAAAAAGAAATCAATTACCTTTTTGTTGTTGATATGTTTAATGAAGGTATAGATATTCCTGAAATTGACACAGTTCTTTTTTTAAGACCTACAGAAAGTCTAACTGTCTTTTTACAACAATTAGGAAGGGGCTTAAGACTACATGAATCTAAAGATTGTTTAACCGTTTTAGATTTTGTGGGTAATTCTAAACCTGAATACAATTTTGAAAGCAAATTTAGAGCCTTAATAGGAAAAACAAATACAACAGTTGTAAAAGAAATTGAAGACGATTTCCCTCACCTTCCTTTAGGATGTTCTATAATCTTAGAAAAAAAGACAAAAGAAACTATTCTTAAAAACATTGCAGCAGCAACATCTTTAAATAAAAGCAAGTTGATTAATAAAATTAAAGGTTTTCAGTACGACACTAATTTACCTTTAACTATTGGTAATTTTAGTACTTTTTACAATATTCCTTTGCAATCTATTTATAGAAGAGGAAGTTGGAAGCGTTTATGCCAATTAGCAGGAAAAATAGAAGATTTTAATTCTGAAAATGAAAAACAAATAGTTTCGGCAATTTCTAATAAATGGTTTTCAACAAATTCATTAAGCTATTTTTCTTTCATACTAAAGATTGCAAATCTAAATTTTAAAATAAATATCTCTGAATTAAATGAAAATGAAAAAACAATGCTTTTAATGTTACATTATGATGTTTGGAAAAAAGAAGGTGGTTTTGATTCATTAGAAAAAAGCATTGAACAAATAGGAGCAAACATTATTTTAGTTGAAGAAATAAAAGAAGTATTAGAAATATTAATAGAGAATATAGATTTTAAAGAAACCCCCATCAAACTGCCTTATGAACAGCCTCTAAATCTGCACAGTCGTTATACCCGAGACCAAATTTTATCAGCATTTAGATTTAGTAGTTTTGAAAAAAAATCATCTAACAGAGAAGGAACGGCAGAACAAAAAGAATTAAAGACAGAAATATTATTTATAAATCTGATAAAGTCTGAGGAAAACTTTTCACCTACAACTATGTATGATGATTATGCTGTAAACGAGCTACTGTTTCATTGGCAGACTCAAAATTCTGCTAGACCAGATTTGGGTAAAGGATTATCATATATAAAACATAAAGAACAAGAAAAACGAATTTTACTTTTTGTGCGAGAAAAAGCAAAAAATGAATACGGTAATAGTTTAGGCTATGTATTTATTGGAGAAGGAAGTTTAAAAGATTATCAAGGTTCAAAACCAATGAGTATCAATTGGGAATTAAACGAGCCAATGCCACATTATTTATGGAAAGATGCTGCAAAATTATCAATAGGATAA
- a CDS encoding NUDIX hydrolase, giving the protein MYKVFVNDTPIILTSSQIKENNYPVYILKNSITEEIVHKLKNKKIKGVNLYTPDLEKGWQDFLKTFHIVSAAGGLVLNTKKDILFIYRSKKWDLPKGRIEIGESIEETAIREVEEECGIYDLKLIKPLLTTYHVYFQEGMKLKETYWFLMTSDYDEELVPQLEEGITKVLFKNKEEVVKALKNSYKNIELVYDSYLKM; this is encoded by the coding sequence ATGTATAAAGTTTTTGTAAATGATACCCCAATTATTTTAACATCTTCACAAATAAAAGAGAATAACTATCCTGTTTACATTCTTAAGAATAGTATTACAGAAGAAATTGTTCACAAACTTAAAAACAAGAAGATTAAAGGAGTGAACTTATATACCCCTGATTTAGAGAAGGGTTGGCAAGACTTTTTAAAGACTTTTCATATTGTTTCTGCAGCTGGTGGCTTGGTTTTAAACACTAAAAAAGATATACTATTTATTTATAGATCTAAAAAATGGGACTTGCCCAAAGGTCGAATTGAAATAGGAGAGTCTATAGAAGAAACCGCTATTAGAGAAGTAGAAGAGGAGTGTGGTATTTATGATTTAAAATTGATTAAACCTTTGTTAACAACCTATCATGTCTATTTTCAAGAAGGAATGAAATTAAAAGAAACCTATTGGTTTTTAATGACTTCGGATTATGATGAAGAACTGGTACCGCAATTAGAAGAGGGAATTACAAAAGTGCTATTTAAGAATAAAGAGGAAGTTGTAAAAGCGCTTAAAAATTCATACAAAAATATTGAGTTGGTGTATGATAGCTATCTTAAAATGTGA
- a CDS encoding (2Fe-2S)-binding protein has translation MKTNLSINGKSYAVQVPKDMPLLWAIRDIVGLTGTKFGCGVSQCGACSVLIDGKLTKSCGIAAVSVVGKEIFTIEGSSENLEFLRQAWNDGNVPQCGYCQSGQLIAATSLLDSTAKPTDKDIDEAMSANICRCGTYTRIKKAIHKAVALKNETI, from the coding sequence GTGAAAACAAACTTATCAATTAACGGAAAATCGTACGCAGTTCAAGTACCAAAAGACATGCCTTTATTGTGGGCAATTAGAGACATTGTTGGCCTAACAGGAACCAAATTTGGTTGTGGTGTAAGCCAATGTGGCGCATGCTCTGTGCTCATAGACGGCAAACTCACAAAGTCTTGTGGCATCGCAGCTGTATCTGTAGTTGGAAAAGAAATTTTTACGATTGAAGGAAGTTCAGAAAACTTAGAATTTCTTAGACAAGCTTGGAATGATGGAAACGTACCGCAATGTGGTTACTGCCAATCGGGACAGTTAATCGCTGCTACTTCCCTACTCGATTCCACAGCAAAACCTACCGATAAAGATATAGATGAAGCCATGAGTGCTAATATTTGCAGATGCGGAACCTACACAAGAATTAAAAAAGCCATTCACAAAGCAGTTGCACTTAAAAACGAAACAATATGA
- a CDS encoding orotate phosphoribosyltransferase, whose amino-acid sequence MNIEGNTVILEKSQEELFNFFSDLNNFKQIMPENTNKFEVDGDSFLFGLPGMPEIRLVLKEKTPFSNITLGAASSKLSFTLSADITKLEENKSEVALSFNGDFNPMMAMMVKKPLTKFVDTLSENIGKL is encoded by the coding sequence ATGAATATTGAAGGAAATACAGTTATCTTAGAAAAGTCTCAAGAAGAATTGTTCAACTTTTTTAGTGATTTGAATAATTTTAAACAAATTATGCCAGAAAACACCAATAAATTTGAAGTTGATGGTGATTCTTTCTTATTCGGTTTACCTGGTATGCCAGAAATTAGATTGGTTTTAAAAGAAAAAACACCTTTTTCGAACATTACGTTAGGTGCTGCAAGTAGTAAATTATCTTTTACATTGTCTGCAGATATTACGAAGCTTGAAGAAAACAAAAGTGAAGTTGCTTTAAGTTTTAATGGTGATTTTAACCCAATGATGGCAATGATGGTTAAAAAACCTTTAACAAAATTTGTAGATACTTTATCTGAAAATATAGGTAAACTTTAG
- the pyrE gene encoding orotate phosphoribosyltransferase has product MILNKDTAKKTAELLLQVKAIKLNPNDPFNWASGWKSPIYCDNRVTLSYPPVRIFLKEEIAKIVEKEYGKPDVIAGVATGAIAIGILVAQELGVPFVYVRPEPKKHGRKNQIEGHLESGQNVVVIEDLISTGNSSLNAVDALKEAGAVVKGMVAIFSYGFEVATENFKNKNIKLVTLSNYESLLEQALDSNYISEKELTTLHEWRSEPSTWKQ; this is encoded by the coding sequence ATGATTTTAAACAAAGATACGGCAAAAAAAACAGCTGAACTTTTACTACAAGTAAAGGCTATAAAGCTAAACCCAAATGACCCATTTAATTGGGCTTCAGGTTGGAAATCGCCAATTTACTGCGATAATAGAGTGACACTTTCTTATCCACCAGTTCGTATTTTCTTAAAAGAAGAAATTGCTAAAATTGTAGAGAAAGAATACGGTAAACCAGACGTTATTGCTGGGGTTGCTACAGGTGCCATTGCTATTGGTATTTTGGTTGCTCAAGAATTAGGTGTTCCATTTGTATATGTGAGACCAGAGCCTAAAAAACATGGTAGAAAAAACCAAATTGAAGGGCATCTAGAAAGCGGACAAAATGTTGTGGTTATTGAAGATTTAATAAGTACTGGTAACAGTAGTTTAAATGCGGTTGATGCTCTTAAAGAGGCTGGCGCAGTTGTTAAAGGAATGGTTGCTATTTTTTCTTATGGTTTTGAGGTTGCTACTGAAAACTTTAAGAATAAAAATATAAAGCTAGTTACCTTAAGTAATTATGAAAGCTTATTAGAACAAGCATTAGATAGTAATTATATTTCTGAAAAAGAATTGACTACATTGCATGAATGGAGAAGTGAACCAAGTACTTGGAAACAATAA
- a CDS encoding DNA-binding protein, translated as MAIRYRITKRSNSIQNKKEQFIMQAVHTGKIDLDHISSAISNECTLHEVDVKAVLMALGMKLDFYLQQGNVVDLGDVGKFKMGFKSTAEEDASKLSPKRNIIKYHINYQPSVKLKRKLKGEITTYKEGSSSV; from the coding sequence ATGGCAATTCGTTACAGAATTACAAAAAGAAGCAACAGCATTCAAAATAAAAAAGAGCAGTTTATAATGCAAGCTGTACACACCGGTAAAATAGATTTAGACCATATAAGTAGTGCTATTAGCAATGAATGCACGTTGCATGAAGTAGATGTAAAAGCGGTATTAATGGCGTTGGGCATGAAGCTAGACTTTTACTTACAACAAGGCAATGTGGTAGATTTAGGTGATGTTGGCAAATTTAAAATGGGCTTTAAAAGTACGGCAGAAGAAGATGCATCAAAACTATCACCTAAAAGAAATATTATAAAATACCATATCAATTACCAGCCTTCCGTAAAGTTAAAACGAAAATTGAAAGGAGAAATTACTACCTATAAAGAAGGTAGTAGTAGTGTGTAG
- a CDS encoding (deoxy)nucleoside triphosphate pyrophosphohydrolase, with protein sequence MKNKTITVTCAIIHFDDKILAVQRSQTMKLPLKWEFAGGKIEPDESEIDCIKREIFEELNISIEIKERLTPVTHQYPNFKIKLIPFTAKYLSGELKLREHVNYLLANTEELLKLDWAEADLPILKEFLTL encoded by the coding sequence TTGAAAAATAAAACAATTACTGTTACGTGTGCAATTATTCATTTTGATGATAAAATTTTAGCTGTTCAAAGAAGTCAAACAATGAAACTTCCTTTGAAGTGGGAATTTGCAGGAGGAAAGATTGAACCTGATGAGTCTGAAATTGATTGCATTAAAAGAGAAATATTTGAAGAATTAAATATTTCTATTGAGATAAAAGAAAGACTAACTCCTGTAACTCACCAATACCCAAACTTCAAGATTAAATTAATTCCTTTCACTGCTAAGTATCTTTCTGGCGAATTAAAACTAAGAGAACATGTCAATTACCTTCTAGCCAATACAGAAGAATTACTTAAGTTAGATTGGGCAGAAGCCGATTTACCAATTTTAAAAGAATTTTTAACATTATGA
- a CDS encoding molybdopterin cofactor-binding domain-containing protein — MSKILKIDRRDFVKLFGLASGGIILGCTATTVDKKFKPAIDQDYFAPNLFVHLEKNGNVTLIASRSEMGQGIRTSLASAIADELEADWQYVSVKQAIGHEKYGNQNTDGSRSVRTKLEPMRNMGAAAKMMLITAAAKKWNVAETACKAENHYIINKNTNDKIFFGDLVEAAAKVEIPAEETIQLKKVEDFKFIGKTLKSVDLNDFTHGTATYGIDVRIPDMKFAAIARCPVTFGTVKSFTKNNAEKVAGVEAIFEMPRLIPPTGKFFGMFGGVAVIANNTWAAFQGKLALDIEWNNGENESFDTEAFKKTLTERVHKTGKLVPGSRGNVQTAFNAAEKTVAATYHVPFLVHAPMEVPNATAWFQGDKIEVWAPVQDPQTARSELAHFFEIPLENIIVNVTFLGGGFGRKSKSDFVVEAVAISKKINAPVQVVWTREDDVQHSFYHATSAQYLKAGLDKNGKVTGWLQRVGFPSIVSSFKPLSDYASGFELGQGFVNNPYDLENFRLESIKAEANLRIGWLRSVVHIHSGFGINSFVDELAFAAQKDPVQFRLDLIGKDRIITGKSEFPFNSKRFKNVLTTTAKMANWGVKPTKNHGFGVAIHYSFYSYVATIVEVSVLNKKVKVENVWTTIDCGLALNKDNIKNQLEGAAIFGMSLALYGKISTKNGAVEQHNFFDYQMARMKDAPKIHIHIVDAMKEPPTGVGEPGVPVMAPAICNALFNATGERVRSLPLIDAGWV, encoded by the coding sequence ATGAGCAAGATTCTAAAAATAGACAGAAGAGATTTTGTAAAGTTATTTGGTTTGGCTTCTGGTGGCATCATTTTGGGCTGTACAGCTACCACAGTAGATAAGAAATTTAAACCTGCCATAGATCAAGATTATTTTGCGCCGAATTTATTTGTCCATTTAGAAAAAAACGGTAACGTAACCTTAATTGCGTCTCGTTCGGAAATGGGACAAGGAATTAGAACGTCTTTGGCGTCTGCAATTGCAGATGAATTAGAAGCCGATTGGCAATATGTTTCTGTAAAACAAGCAATCGGACATGAGAAATACGGCAATCAGAATACTGATGGTTCTAGAAGCGTAAGAACAAAATTAGAGCCAATGCGTAACATGGGCGCTGCTGCAAAAATGATGCTGATTACTGCCGCTGCAAAAAAATGGAATGTTGCAGAAACCGCTTGTAAAGCAGAAAACCATTACATCATTAATAAAAATACAAACGATAAAATATTCTTTGGAGATTTAGTAGAAGCTGCTGCTAAAGTTGAAATACCTGCGGAAGAAACCATCCAACTAAAAAAAGTGGAAGATTTTAAATTCATAGGAAAAACCTTGAAAAGTGTCGATTTAAACGACTTTACACATGGTACAGCAACCTACGGAATTGATGTTCGCATACCAGATATGAAATTTGCAGCCATTGCAAGATGTCCTGTAACTTTTGGTACGGTTAAAAGTTTTACCAAAAACAACGCTGAAAAAGTTGCCGGTGTAGAAGCTATTTTTGAAATGCCAAGACTCATTCCTCCTACAGGAAAATTCTTTGGTATGTTTGGCGGTGTTGCCGTAATTGCCAACAATACATGGGCTGCTTTTCAAGGAAAGCTAGCCTTAGATATTGAATGGAATAATGGCGAGAACGAATCTTTTGATACCGAAGCGTTCAAAAAAACACTCACAGAACGGGTACACAAGACGGGAAAATTAGTCCCTGGAAGTCGCGGAAACGTACAAACTGCTTTTAATGCTGCAGAAAAAACGGTAGCAGCAACGTATCACGTTCCGTTTTTAGTACATGCGCCTATGGAAGTGCCCAATGCTACTGCCTGGTTTCAAGGAGATAAAATAGAAGTTTGGGCCCCTGTGCAAGATCCGCAAACGGCAAGAAGCGAATTAGCACATTTCTTCGAAATTCCGTTAGAAAATATTATTGTAAACGTTACTTTTTTAGGTGGCGGATTTGGTCGGAAATCAAAATCTGATTTTGTGGTAGAAGCCGTTGCCATTTCTAAGAAAATAAATGCGCCTGTACAAGTAGTTTGGACGCGTGAAGATGATGTGCAACATAGTTTTTACCATGCCACAAGTGCACAATATTTAAAAGCTGGTTTAGACAAAAACGGCAAGGTTACTGGTTGGCTGCAAAGAGTTGGGTTTCCTTCTATTGTGTCTTCATTTAAACCATTGTCTGATTATGCCTCTGGTTTTGAACTTGGACAAGGTTTTGTAAACAACCCATATGATTTAGAAAACTTTAGACTCGAAAGTATAAAAGCAGAAGCCAATCTAAGAATTGGTTGGTTGCGTTCTGTAGTGCATATTCACAGTGGTTTTGGTATTAATTCTTTTGTAGATGAGTTGGCGTTTGCAGCACAGAAAGATCCTGTACAGTTTCGTTTAGACCTTATTGGAAAAGATCGGATTATTACAGGAAAATCAGAATTCCCTTTTAATTCTAAACGTTTTAAAAATGTTTTAACTACCACTGCTAAAATGGCAAATTGGGGTGTAAAACCTACTAAAAATCATGGTTTTGGTGTTGCTATTCATTATAGTTTTTACAGTTATGTAGCCACTATTGTAGAAGTTTCTGTACTTAACAAGAAAGTAAAAGTAGAAAATGTTTGGACAACCATCGATTGTGGTTTGGCTTTAAACAAAGACAATATTAAAAATCAGTTAGAAGGTGCTGCTATTTTTGGAATGTCTTTGGCTTTGTATGGTAAAATTTCTACCAAAAACGGCGCTGTTGAACAACATAATTTCTTCGATTATCAAATGGCAAGAATGAAAGACGCACCAAAGATTCATATTCATATTGTAGATGCTATGAAAGAACCGCCAACCGGTGTTGGTGAACCTGGTGTTCCTGTAATGGCACCTGCCATTTGTAATGCTCTTTTTAATGCTACGGGAGAACGTGTAAGAAGTTTGCCTTTAATAGATGCTGGTTGGGTTTAA